From one Leptospira noumeaensis genomic stretch:
- a CDS encoding gamma carbonic anhydrase family protein, whose amino-acid sequence MIRSFQGHTPSIHPTAWVAPSADVLGKVTIGEESSIWFQCVLRGDVNTITIGKHVNIQDMTLVHVARDLYPVTIGDYVSIGHHATIHGCVLRDHSFVGMGAMLMDDVEIGEWSFVGAGSLVPPGKKIPPGVLVMGSPAKIIRDITDKDREIITRTANNYTKYKENYRSEGIGGTSLS is encoded by the coding sequence ATGATCCGATCTTTCCAAGGCCACACACCTTCCATCCACCCAACGGCCTGGGTGGCACCCTCCGCTGATGTACTTGGAAAAGTCACAATTGGCGAAGAGTCCTCCATTTGGTTCCAATGTGTGCTTCGTGGTGACGTAAATACCATCACCATTGGCAAACATGTGAACATCCAAGACATGACACTCGTACATGTAGCAAGAGATTTGTATCCCGTAACGATTGGGGATTATGTATCCATAGGCCACCATGCGACCATCCACGGTTGTGTTTTGCGGGATCATAGTTTTGTGGGGATGGGTGCGATGCTTATGGATGATGTGGAAATCGGGGAATGGTCTTTTGTGGGCGCCGGCTCCCTTGTCCCTCCAGGAAAAAAAATTCCCCCGGGAGTTCTCGTGATGGGAAGTCCCGCCAAAATCATCCGAGACATCACAGACAAAGACCGAGAGATCATCACTCGTACCGCAAATAACTACACCAAGTATAAAGAAAACTATCGCAGTGAAGGAATTGGGGGCACATCCCTTTCCTAA
- the lpdA gene encoding dihydrolipoyl dehydrogenase → MEQYDIIVIGAGPGGYVAAVRAAQLGKKVAIIEKRKTLGGTCLNVGCIPSKALLDSSEEYHKTKHKLADHGISVKDVKIDIAKMMARKDKVVSEVTSGVDYLMKKNKITRYLGHASFVSKTEISITAEDGKKESISGTNIIIATGSTPIEIPPLPVDGKNIVTSDHAIGLDSVPEHLIIVGAGVIGLELGSVWLRLGAKVTVVELMPRLFGTADQAMASLAERLLTQQGINFLFETKVHGAKVKGKKVEVEIEGKDGKKTILEGDKVLVSIGRRPNTDGLGAKEIGIEMTDRGRVKVELNQFQTNIPNIYAIGDVVDGPMLAHKAEDEGIAVAELICGKYGHVNYKAIPWIVYTWPEVAWVGLGEEELKAKGIEYKVGKYMFKPNARAKAMNETDGQVKVIADKKTDKLLGVYIVGPRASDMIAEAAIAFEFGASAEDIARSTHAHPTLSEVLREAAMDADAKWSIHS, encoded by the coding sequence ATGGAACAATACGATATCATTGTCATTGGTGCGGGTCCCGGTGGGTATGTGGCTGCGGTTCGCGCAGCCCAACTCGGGAAAAAAGTTGCCATCATTGAAAAAAGAAAAACTCTCGGTGGGACTTGTCTCAACGTAGGTTGTATCCCTTCCAAAGCCCTTCTCGATTCTTCTGAAGAATACCACAAAACAAAACATAAATTAGCCGACCACGGAATCTCCGTCAAAGATGTCAAAATCGACATCGCTAAAATGATGGCTCGTAAAGACAAAGTAGTGAGTGAAGTGACATCGGGTGTAGACTACCTGATGAAAAAAAACAAAATCACTCGTTACTTGGGTCATGCTAGTTTTGTTTCTAAAACAGAAATTTCGATCACCGCAGAAGATGGAAAAAAAGAATCCATCTCTGGAACGAATATCATCATTGCTACTGGTTCCACTCCGATTGAAATCCCTCCCCTTCCTGTGGATGGAAAAAATATCGTTACCTCTGACCACGCCATTGGTTTGGATTCGGTTCCCGAACACCTAATCATTGTAGGTGCCGGAGTGATCGGTCTCGAACTCGGATCGGTTTGGTTACGACTTGGTGCGAAAGTCACAGTGGTTGAACTGATGCCGCGTCTTTTCGGAACGGCTGACCAAGCGATGGCTTCCCTTGCGGAAAGACTTCTCACGCAGCAAGGGATCAACTTTCTCTTTGAAACCAAAGTGCATGGTGCGAAGGTCAAAGGCAAAAAAGTAGAAGTAGAAATCGAAGGCAAAGACGGCAAAAAAACCATTCTCGAAGGAGACAAGGTTCTTGTTTCCATTGGTCGCCGTCCGAACACAGATGGACTTGGTGCCAAAGAAATTGGAATCGAGATGACAGACCGTGGTCGTGTGAAAGTAGAACTCAATCAATTCCAAACCAACATTCCCAATATCTATGCCATTGGGGATGTGGTGGACGGCCCTATGCTTGCTCACAAAGCAGAAGATGAAGGGATTGCTGTTGCCGAACTCATTTGTGGAAAGTATGGCCATGTGAATTACAAAGCCATTCCTTGGATCGTTTACACTTGGCCGGAAGTGGCTTGGGTTGGCCTCGGCGAAGAAGAACTAAAAGCCAAAGGCATCGAATACAAAGTGGGTAAGTACATGTTCAAACCCAACGCTCGTGCCAAAGCCATGAATGAAACCGATGGACAAGTCAAAGTCATTGCCGACAAAAAAACGGATAAACTTCTTGGAGTTTATATCGTTGGACCAAGAGCTTCCGATATGATCGCAGAAGCAGCGATTGCTTTTGAATTTGGTGCCAGTGCGGAAGACATTGCTCGTTCCACACATGCCCACCCCACTCTTTCCGAAGTACTTCGGGAAGCGGCGATGGATGCTGATGCGAAATGGTCCATCCATTCGTAA
- a CDS encoding YdeI/OmpD-associated family protein, translating into MNQLNTIPTKEFKTQNKFEEWLDKNHDRSSGIWLKIFKKDSGIKTVSYSEALDVALCYGWIDSQKQKFDEESWLQKFSPRTTKSIWSKVNIGHVERLIDQGKMKPAGLIAVEKAKADGRWDQAYDSPSKMSVPDDFLLELSKNKKAEKFFKELGKTSLFSIGFRLHTAKKIETREKRIKEMIQKLEKGEKI; encoded by the coding sequence ATGAATCAATTGAATACGATACCAACGAAAGAATTTAAAACACAAAATAAATTTGAAGAATGGTTGGATAAAAATCATGACCGTTCTAGTGGAATTTGGTTAAAAATATTTAAAAAAGATTCGGGAATCAAAACTGTCAGTTATTCAGAAGCACTGGACGTTGCACTTTGTTATGGTTGGATCGATAGTCAAAAACAAAAGTTTGATGAAGAGTCCTGGTTACAAAAGTTTTCCCCAAGAACAACAAAAAGCATTTGGTCAAAAGTTAACATTGGACATGTAGAAAGATTAATCGACCAAGGTAAAATGAAACCTGCTGGTTTAATAGCTGTCGAAAAGGCGAAAGCAGATGGAAGATGGGATCAGGCATACGATTCACCAAGTAAAATGTCGGTGCCAGATGATTTTTTATTGGAACTTAGTAAAAACAAAAAAGCAGAAAAGTTCTTTAAGGAACTAGGCAAAACCAGTCTTTTCTCTATTGGATTTCGACTTCACACTGCAAAAAAAATAGAAACCAGAGAAAAACGTATCAAAGAAATGATTCAAAAATTGGAGAAAGGGGAAAAAATTTAA
- a CDS encoding 2-oxoglutarate dehydrogenase E1 component, with protein MTTDQMMSLYGDNVVLLEEYYKQFKEDPQSLTKDWIDFFGELERSSVSSNGSNGNGFNGNGYVNYASTEHRKGSSLSDFGIINLLNAYRRQGHLAANLDPLGINKPNREFIDLKIGALKQSDLETEVDSGIANLGKAKLKDVIDWFEKTYCGSIGCEHYYLVNDEEREWLQNRMEPLANSEPISKKTALRLFEKLYQADSFENFLAKKFVGKKRFSLEGGETMIPMLDTLVEEAGGHKMDALVIGMAHRGRLNVLVNIIRKPAGLIFAEFEEKLNPGQLGYADVKYHLGYSNNVMTHYGKEVKLSLAFNPSHLEAVDPVIFGSVRARQEMAKDVDRSKFMPVAIHGDAAFAGQGVVAETLNMMNLDGYTVGGTFHIVINNQIGFTTLPSESRSTLYATDLAKGFQVPIFHVNGDDPEATYRVTKLALEYRQKFKKDVIIDLICYRRLGHNETDEPTFTQPQMYDIIKKHPKTIKIYEEKLLQRGDITQEEIQFIKDGIAQGLEDSFQQAKEKDTRITVDTLGGVWSRYTKEPLDSDVHTQLLQQQLGGIVKAVTTLPEGYTANPKHIKVLDDRKKMGAGELPIDWGFAESLSFGSILENGFPIRLGGQDAQRGTFSHRHATLSDIANGKKLTLLNHISDKQAKIEIVNSSLSEYSCLGFEYGFSLADPNSLVIWEAQFGDFANNAQVIFDQFISSSEIKWQRMSGLVCLLPHGYEGQGPEHSSARLERFLQLCALDNIQVANLTTPAQYFHILRRQILQSFRKPLIIMTPKSLLRLKDAASSLEDITTGAFRKILPDPVAKPEKVEKLLFCSGKVYYDLRKAIDAQKLENVAVVRIEQLYPFPENHIKQMITSYGKLKKFVWVQEEPKNQGAWFFVRDRIEALMPENKRLHYAGRSEFPSPACGHVVTHLKEQEDLVKDALS; from the coding sequence ATGACAACCGACCAGATGATGAGTTTATACGGCGATAACGTCGTATTATTGGAAGAGTATTACAAACAATTCAAAGAAGATCCGCAAAGTCTTACCAAAGACTGGATCGACTTTTTTGGGGAACTAGAAAGATCATCCGTATCCAGTAATGGATCCAACGGAAATGGGTTTAACGGAAATGGATATGTCAACTATGCTTCCACCGAACACAGAAAAGGTTCCTCTCTCAGCGACTTCGGGATCATCAACCTTCTCAATGCTTACAGAAGACAAGGTCACTTAGCGGCAAACCTCGACCCACTCGGAATCAACAAACCAAACCGCGAATTCATCGACCTCAAAATTGGCGCACTCAAACAAAGTGACTTAGAAACAGAAGTGGATTCTGGAATTGCCAATCTTGGGAAAGCAAAACTAAAAGATGTCATCGATTGGTTTGAAAAAACCTACTGCGGATCCATCGGTTGTGAACACTACTACCTCGTCAATGATGAGGAAAGAGAGTGGTTACAAAACCGTATGGAACCACTCGCCAACAGCGAACCCATCAGCAAAAAAACCGCCTTACGTTTATTTGAAAAACTTTACCAAGCTGATAGTTTTGAAAACTTCCTCGCTAAAAAATTCGTAGGGAAAAAACGTTTTTCTCTCGAAGGTGGGGAAACCATGATCCCTATGCTTGATACCCTTGTGGAAGAAGCAGGTGGTCATAAAATGGATGCTCTTGTGATTGGTATGGCACATAGGGGACGTTTGAATGTTCTTGTGAATATCATTCGTAAACCGGCTGGCCTTATCTTTGCTGAGTTCGAAGAAAAACTAAACCCTGGCCAACTTGGTTATGCGGATGTTAAATACCATCTTGGGTATTCCAACAATGTCATGACCCATTACGGAAAAGAAGTCAAACTCTCTCTTGCCTTCAACCCTTCTCACTTAGAAGCTGTAGACCCTGTGATCTTTGGATCGGTGCGTGCACGCCAAGAAATGGCAAAAGATGTAGACCGCTCCAAATTTATGCCTGTGGCCATCCACGGAGATGCGGCCTTTGCTGGACAAGGTGTGGTGGCAGAAACTCTCAACATGATGAACCTAGATGGTTATACGGTTGGGGGAACTTTCCATATTGTGATCAATAACCAAATTGGATTCACCACTCTTCCTAGCGAATCTAGATCTACTTTGTATGCAACAGACCTTGCCAAAGGTTTCCAAGTTCCGATTTTCCATGTGAACGGAGATGACCCGGAAGCAACCTACCGAGTCACAAAACTTGCGTTAGAATACCGTCAAAAGTTTAAAAAAGATGTGATCATCGATTTAATCTGTTACAGAAGGCTTGGACATAACGAAACAGACGAACCAACCTTCACACAACCACAGATGTATGATATCATCAAAAAACATCCCAAAACCATCAAAATTTATGAAGAGAAATTATTACAACGTGGCGACATCACTCAGGAAGAAATTCAATTCATTAAAGATGGAATTGCGCAAGGACTTGAAGACTCTTTCCAACAAGCAAAGGAAAAAGACACTCGCATTACCGTAGACACACTTGGCGGTGTTTGGTCTAGATACACCAAAGAACCTCTAGATTCCGATGTCCACACTCAACTCCTCCAACAACAATTAGGTGGGATTGTGAAAGCAGTCACAACCCTTCCCGAAGGATATACGGCAAATCCAAAACACATCAAGGTTTTAGATGATCGTAAAAAGATGGGTGCTGGAGAACTTCCAATTGATTGGGGATTTGCAGAATCACTTTCCTTTGGTTCCATTTTGGAAAACGGATTTCCGATTCGACTCGGAGGACAAGATGCACAAAGAGGAACTTTCTCTCATAGGCATGCCACTCTTTCCGATATTGCCAATGGGAAAAAACTCACCCTTCTCAATCATATCAGCGACAAACAAGCAAAGATAGAAATTGTTAACTCCTCTCTTTCTGAATATTCCTGCCTCGGATTTGAGTATGGGTTTTCTCTTGCAGATCCGAATAGCCTTGTAATTTGGGAAGCGCAGTTTGGAGACTTTGCTAACAACGCACAGGTGATCTTTGACCAGTTCATTTCCAGTTCGGAAATCAAATGGCAAAGAATGTCTGGTCTTGTTTGTTTACTCCCTCATGGATACGAAGGACAAGGTCCAGAACACTCTTCGGCAAGACTTGAAAGGTTCTTACAACTTTGTGCTCTCGACAATATCCAAGTAGCAAACCTAACAACACCGGCGCAGTACTTCCATATCTTACGTCGGCAAATCTTACAAAGTTTTAGAAAACCACTCATCATCATGACACCGAAGTCACTCCTTCGTTTGAAAGATGCTGCCTCTAGTTTGGAAGATATCACAACGGGTGCTTTTAGAAAGATCCTTCCTGATCCAGTAGCAAAACCGGAAAAAGTGGAGAAGTTACTCTTCTGTTCTGGAAAAGTTTACTACGACTTACGAAAAGCCATCGACGCGCAAAAACTGGAAAACGTAGCAGTGGTTCGTATCGAACAACTTTATCCATTCCCAGAAAACCATATAAAACAAATGATCACAAGTTATGGAAAAT
- the odhB gene encoding 2-oxoglutarate dehydrogenase complex dihydrolipoyllysine-residue succinyltransferase, with protein MAIDIKVPEMGESVTEATISAWTKKEGDAVKVDEVLAILETDKVSLEIPAPTSGVLKSITKKVGDVVHVRDIMGIIEEGAVASAPASSTAPAPKAETPAAQPNTGKVNEELPPAARKLIEENKLDVSKITGTGRNGQITKEDVILFMEKGGASSAGAPKAASSSPEIPRAVVASANAGPRETVVPMTKLRQTIANRLVNAQHTAAILTTFNEVDMSPIMELRNKYKDKFKETHGVGLGFMSLFTKAVVAALKAYPAINAEIRGTDIVYKNFYDIGVAVGGPKGLVVPIVRNADLLSFAGVEQEIARLAGKVKDGKISLEDMEGGTFSISNGGVYGSMMSTPILNPPQSGILGMHNIVKRAVVVNDQIVIRPMMYLALSYDHRIVDGKEAVQFLVKIKEMVEDPTRLLFEV; from the coding sequence ATGGCAATAGATATCAAAGTCCCCGAGATGGGGGAATCCGTAACCGAAGCGACCATCAGTGCTTGGACCAAAAAAGAAGGCGATGCCGTAAAAGTAGACGAAGTGCTCGCTATTTTAGAAACAGACAAAGTCTCATTAGAGATTCCTGCTCCCACTTCTGGGGTTTTGAAATCCATCACCAAAAAGGTGGGGGATGTGGTTCATGTGCGTGATATCATGGGAATCATTGAAGAAGGTGCTGTGGCTTCGGCTCCTGCAAGTTCCACTGCCCCTGCTCCTAAAGCAGAAACTCCCGCAGCCCAACCTAACACAGGCAAAGTGAACGAAGAACTTCCTCCTGCGGCTCGCAAACTCATCGAAGAAAATAAGTTAGATGTTTCCAAAATTACAGGAACTGGTCGCAACGGACAAATCACAAAAGAAGATGTGATCCTCTTTATGGAAAAAGGTGGCGCCAGTTCTGCAGGTGCTCCTAAGGCTGCGTCATCAAGTCCAGAAATTCCAAGAGCGGTTGTGGCTTCGGCAAATGCTGGCCCAAGAGAAACTGTGGTTCCAATGACGAAACTTCGTCAAACGATCGCTAACCGATTGGTAAACGCACAACATACGGCAGCCATCCTCACTACGTTCAACGAAGTGGATATGTCTCCGATTATGGAACTCCGAAATAAATACAAAGACAAGTTCAAAGAAACTCACGGTGTGGGTCTTGGATTCATGTCTCTTTTTACCAAAGCAGTGGTGGCCGCACTCAAAGCTTATCCTGCGATCAATGCAGAAATTCGCGGAACAGACATCGTCTACAAAAACTTCTATGATATCGGAGTGGCTGTGGGTGGACCAAAAGGTCTTGTGGTTCCGATTGTTCGTAACGCCGACCTACTCAGCTTTGCTGGTGTGGAACAAGAGATCGCAAGACTTGCCGGTAAAGTCAAAGACGGAAAAATCTCTCTCGAAGATATGGAAGGCGGAACTTTCTCCATTTCCAATGGCGGTGTGTATGGATCGATGATGTCGACACCAATCCTCAACCCTCCACAATCGGGAATTCTCGGAATGCATAACATCGTCAAACGCGCGGTAGTTGTGAATGACCAAATTGTGATTCGTCCGATGATGTATCTCGCTCTTTCTTATGACCACAGAATTGTGGATGGAAAAGAAGCGGTTCAGTTCCTTGTGAAGATCAAAGAAATGGTAGAGGATCCAACAAGACTCCTCTTTGAGGTATAA